GGCGTAGCGGCATGCCTGGTTAAGATCGTGCAGCACCGCCACCAGGGTGCGATCATGATAGCGGTTTAATTCGCGGAACAGGTCCAGCAATTCGATTTGATGGGCGATGTCCAGCCAGGTGGTGGGTTCATCCAGCAGCAGCAGCGGCGTTTGCTGGGCCAGCACCATGGCGATCCATACCCGCTGGCGCTGTCCGCCGGACAGCGAATCCACGCTGCGATCCGCCAGCGCGTCAACGTTGGTTGCCTTCATCGCCTGCTCCACAATCTGCTGGTCTTGCCGACTCCATTGCCGCAACAGACTCTGGTGCGGATAGCGCCCCCGCGCCACCAAGTCGAATACGCTGATGTTATCCGGCGCGATAGCGTGCTGCGGCAGCAATCCCAACAGACGCGCCAACGCTTTGGTGGGGATCTGGTGAATATTCTTGCCGTCGAGCAAAACTTCTCCGCTCTGCGGTTTCAGCAGACGGCATAGCGCGCGCAGCAGGGTCGATTTGCCGCAGGCGTTGGGACCGATAATGACGCTGAACTGATTTGCCGGGATGTCTACGCTCAGTTTCTCGGCGATGATATGACGATCGTATCCCAGCGTGAGGTTCTCGGCGTGCAATTGCGGTTTCATGGCGAATTCACTCTTCATTCAGACGGATTAACAATGCGTTTCACGCATTAACAGAATCATCATCCACAACCCCGTCCTCTATCTTGGCTGACCGTCACGCTCTCTGTCGACAGTGGGCTCGCGTCAAGACGAGATCGTACTCAGAAGCGTCGCATGCGGTTCAACAGCCAAAGCAGATAAACGCCCCCAAGAATGCCGGTCATGCGTCCAACAGGCATGGCGACGGTCAGAGGAAGCAGCAGCGTGATCAAGTCGGCCAGCAAAAGCAGACTGGCGCCCATCAACGCGGCGCCGATCACGGGCAGCGTCCGCGACCGGGTTAAACGCGCCACCAGTTGCGGCGCGGCCAGGGCAACAAACGCGATGGGGCCGGTGGCGCCGGTGGCCAACGCCGCCAGAATGACCGCACACAGGATCATCATTAGGCGAACGCGTTCCACGCGGATACCCAGCAGGCAGGCCATATCATCCCCCATCTCCATCATGGTGAGCTTTCTGGCGGACAGCAGGATCGCAGGCAGCAGCACGGCCACGCCAATCATTACCGGGATCAGATGCATCCAGGTACGAGATTGCACGGTGCCCGCGAGCCATAGATTCGCCATTATCGCATTGTCCAGATCCCCTTTCACCAGCAGGAAGCCATTCAACGCACTGAGCACCGAGCCGATGCCGATGCCGGTCAGGATCAGGCGATATCCCCTGACCGTGCCCGCTTTCACCGACAGCAAATAGACCAGCAGCGAGGCCGCGATACCACCCGTTACCGCGGCAAAGGCGACGGCCATCGGCGCGGGATCGAACAGGATAATCTGAATCAGCGCGCCGGTCGCCGCACCGGTGGTGCAGCCGATAATATCGGGAGAACCGAGCGCATTACGAGAAACGGACTGGAAAATCGCCCCGGAAATGCCTAGCGCCGCGCCGACGAAGATAGCGGTCAGTGTGCGCGGTAGGCGAATATTACGGATAATACGATCGCCGGGGCCGCCATCGCCATTGCCGAAGATCGCATGCAGAATCTGTGCGACGCTGATATCGATCCGCCCCGCCGTCATAGCAAACGCGGCCAGCAATACCAGCAACGCCAGCAGCCCTGCGCACACTGCCAGTTCCCGGGGATAGACCAGCAGCGACACACGTCCGCTGCGCCAGACTGCGCCAGTCGTTCTGCCTGCGTCATGTCTGGCGTTCATAGCTGTATGATTTTCCATTGTTTAACCAGAACCACAAACACCGGTCCACCAATCAGCGCCACCATAATGCCAACGCTGATTTCCCCCGGATAGCCTATCAGTCGGCCGGAAATATCGGCCGCCACCATCAGGATCGCGGAAATCAGCATCGACCAGGGCAAAACCCAGCGGTGGTCCGCTCCGGCGACAACGCGGGCGAAATGCGGCGCGGTCAGCCCGACAAAGCTGATCGGCCCGGCCGCCGCTGTCGCAGCGCCCGCCAGAGCGATAATAGTCAGCGCCGACAGCAGCCATACCCAGACCGCATTAATACCGAGAGACTGTCCCAAATCGTTGCCGAGCGCCATCATATCCAGCGATTTCGCCAGGGTAAGCGACGCCAGCAACCCTGCCGCAACGACAATGGATACCGGCGCCAGTACCGGATAACCGCGTCCCTGCAAGGAGCCGACGACCCAGTGCCGGAACTGATTGAACACTTCATCCTCGCTATTCACGGTAATCAACTGTGCCAGTGCCAACAGCACGACGGTCAGCGCGGCGCCCGCCAGCACCAACCGCACCGGATTGATTCCCCGCCAGCCGCCGCCCAGCAAGTACACGCTCCCACCGACCAGTCCGGCGCCAAAGAGCCCAAACCACATATACCCGGCGACATCGGAAATCCCCAAAAAAGCGATAGCCGCAACAATCGCCACCATCGCCCCGGCATTTACACCGAGAATGCCGGGATCGGCAAGCGGATTACGGGTCAGCGCCTGCATGATGGCCCCGGAGACGCCCAACGCGGCTCCCACCACTATCGCCAGCAAGGTTCGCGGGATTCTCAGGTAGCGTACCAGCAGATGTTCGCTGTCGCTGGCGTCGAACGCCACCAGCGCCTGCCAGGTCACATGCGCCGGGATGGGACGCGTGCCGATGAACACACTCCACACGGTCAGCGCGGCGAGCAGCAACGTACAGAAAATTAGGCCCCGGCGACGAAACCTGAATTTGCCGCTGCGCGAGCGGAGAGCGGCCTGAAGGAGTGGAGACATAGCGAATATCCTGCGTATATAACGAAGCAACTACGGCGACGGCACTGTCTGTTCCACCTTGCCAAACCGTCTGACGATCCCCTCAATAATTTCTTTGGCGCTGAAATAATCTATGCGGAACGAATTGACACCCAAACCATAGACCTGCCTGTTTTTAACCGAAGGTAAGTTGGCCAGCATTGGATCGCCCAGAAACGCCGCAACGTTGTCATCACCCGCGCTGAGCAGAAAGGTGGAGGGCGCACTCAGACGAGTCAGGTTTTCATACTGCGCCCAAACAAAATCCTGCCGGGGGGCCATATTGCTTTGCCACGCCAGGTCGGGCGCTTCAAGGGTAAAGCCGAGCGATCTGAGCAGCCGGGCGTGAACCCCGTCAGGGGTGGCGATTGGGTTGCTGGCACCGGGTCCGTTGTAACTTATAATGTTCACTTTCCCGGCTGGCAACGTGATTTTTTTGCGAGACGCTTCCACCGAGGCATCAAACTCGGCAATGCGTGCGTTCGCTTGCGCTTCAAGACCGGTTGCCGCACCGATTTCCCGCGCCAGATCCTGCCAGGTCTGACCACCGTAATCCAGCACGATGGTCGGCGCGATGGCTTTCAGTTCGTCGATCTGACCTATCGCGGAATCCCCGCCCGTGGCGGCGACCACGATCAGATCCGGCACCACCGCATAGGCCGCTTCCAGATCCACGCTGCCCGCCGGCCATAGTTTTTCCAGATGGCGCGTCTGCGCCACCTTGTCCCACTGAGCAAAAAAACGGCCGTTGGCCGCAGTCGCACTGGCCACCACCGGCGCGTCAACAGCGAGTAATGTACCGGTGATGGTTACCGAGGTGGACAGGATGCGTTTAGGGGGTGAGGTCAGGGTTGTTGTGGTGCCGTCGGCATTGTGAAACTCTCGCGGCCAGCCTGCCGGGTCGGAATCGGCTGGCTGGCTGGCGTTCGCGCCCGGTACGATTAGCCCCGCCATCACCGCCAGCACCATTATCAGGCGGCCAATACCCGCAATACCTTTCCGTCCGTTCATAATCTCCCGACCATTGTCATGATAAATTTGCACTATCCCCGTCTTGCTTTAGGTTGCAGGTGCGTTGGCCCAGGTTACTCGCACCGTCCGTGGGACCGACACCAATAGCCCGCTACGGCCCGAATTGACAAGGATATAACCGCAAAATAGCGCTCAACCGGTACGGTTAACTTCGCAGCAGTATATTATTCACTCGCATATTACCACAATAACCTATCCGCCAATCGCCCTTGAGACGCCAACTGGCAAAACCCGGCGCGAAGTGTGAACGGTATCAGCAAAGGCGTGCGGACCAAATGATAAGCGTCAAATACGCACTTATTTGGGGAAAATGGGGGGGAAACCGGACAATATACCGGCTACTGGTTTTGCGGCGCCGCAGTTCATTATTAACGCTAACGGCAGTACGGAGCATCCGCTCGTTAAAGGTTGGCTATTTGCATCATTGTCTGGAGCCAGCGCAAATAGCCGCCTGAATTAGTTTAAATAATCACGCAGGATGTTATTTAATGCCGGGAATTGATCAAAACCATCACAATCCGCGAAATGTCCACACCCCGTAAAGCGATATAATTTCGCATCCAACTGCTCCCGCAGTTTCATCGTATAATGAGGCGCAACGACCTCATCATTAGACGATAAAATCGTAATTCTATGTTTTATTATTTTACGCAACAGGCTGAAATCAATATTTTTTTCGGTAAAAGCATTAAGTTCAGGGTATTTTTCGACCTGCTCTGAAAAACCGGAAACCAATATAACGCCGCCGACGACAAGTTGCTCATGTAAAGAAGACAAATAACGTAAAACGGTAATACAGCCCAAGCTATGTCCGATAAACCATGTTTTTTCATCAGGCAATGAAACCGTATTACTCAATTGCGCCAGCCATTTATCGGGCTTGGGCGCCCTGGGCATCGGCATTTTGGGGATAAAAACGCGGATATTGTCATCTTCACACTGCTGCCGCAGCCATTGAAACCAATGATGGCGGGGCGTTGATAAAAATCCATGCACGATAATAACATTGTTGACATCGTTCATACTTCCCCCCGATTCACTCAGGAAAGTCCCCGTTGAAAGTGACTATCACTATCGTATGCGTAAACAACGTTTCAATTATGGCCCACCTCTGTGTCAGGGACATGTCAGACTGTCCCTCTCTACGCTTCAGTCATCGCCAGCCAACAGCCGGACGCCACGACGCGTCCCCTCTCCGCTTCAGGGTATGACGCAGGTAAATGTATGAGATAGCCAACGACTATCACAATATTCATATAATTCGATTTTATCTATCACCCCATACTTAATAAGATTGATTGCGAATTTCAGCCGAGAAGACTTACCATCGAAATGTCGGTTATTTGATAACTATCCAATGAAATTCCAAGCATTACGCTAACCATTAGCGCAACACCCAAGGCGAAATTACGAGCAATCTCACGTCAACGGTTCAGCACTCGGACGTCAGGCAGACCGAATGGCCGGGACATACAAGCAGAGGTAGAGCACGCATGACAACTGAAAGTAAGTGCCCATTTTCGGGCGGCGGGAACAAAGTAACGACCAACAGCGGCACCTCGAACCAAGATTGGTGGCCAAATCAACTGAATCTGAAACTCCTGCACCAGCATTCCTCCTTATCCAACCCGATGGATGAAGCGTTCGACTACGCCGAAGCATTCAACAGCCTCGATCTGGCTGCCGTTAAAGAAGACCTCCATTCCCTGATGACCCATTCGCAAGATTGGTGGCCGGCAGACTTCGGTCACTACGGGCCGTTGTTCATCCGTATGGCCTGGCACAGCGCGGGAACCTATCGCATGGGCGATGGACGCGGCGGCGCCGGTGCGGGTCAGCAACGTTTCGCACCGCTCAACAGCTGGCCCGATAACGCCAACCTCGATAAAGCGCGCCGGCTGCTGTGGCCGATCAAACAGAAATATGGCCGTAAAATTTCATGGGCCGACCTGATGATCCTTACCGGCAACGTCGCACTGGAGTCCATGGGATTCAAAACCTTCGGTTTTGCAGGCGGACGCCCTGACGTGTGGGAGCCGGAAGAAGATGTTTACTGGGGTTCTGAAACCACCTGGCTGGGTGGCGAAAAACGCTATTCCGGCGAGCGGGATCTCGAAAACCCGCTGGCCGCCGTGCAGATGGGGCTGATTTACGTGAACCCGGAAGGCCCGAACGGGAACCCTGACCCGCTGGCCGCCGCCAAAGATATTCGCGAAACCTTCAAGCGCATGGCGATGAACGACGTTGAAACCGTCGCGCTGATCGCAGGCGGGCATACCTTCGGTAAAACCCATGGCGCGGGCGATGCAGCGCTGGTCGGCCCAGAACCGGAAGCCGCAGGAATTGAGGAACAAGGGCTGGGCTGGAAGAGCAGTTTTGGCAGCGGCAAGGGCGGGGATACCATCACCAGCGGTCTGGAAGTCACCTGGACCCAAACGCCGACCCGCTGGAGTAACTACTTCTTCGATAACCTGTTCGGTTTCGAGTGGGAACTGACCCGAAGCCCTGCCGGCGCTCATCAGTGGCAGCCGATAGATGGCGCGGGCACGGGTGAAATACCGGATGCGCACGATCCGTCGAAACGTCATGTGCCGACCATGCTAACCACAGACCTCTCTTTACGTGTTGATCCGATCTACGAGAAAATTTCCCGCCGATTCCACGAACATCCAGAGGAGTTTGCCGACGCCTTTGCCCGTGCGTGGTTCAAGCTGACGCACCGTGACATGGGGCCGCGCGCCCGTTATCTCGGCCCGGAAGTCCCTGCGGAAGAACTGATTTGGCAGGACCCTATCCCCCCGGTCGATCATGAACGGGTTAACGAACAGGATATCGCCGACCTCAAAGGCAACATTCTGGCATCCGGCCTGTCTGTCTCGCAGTTGGTGACCACCGCCTGGGCATCAGCCTCGACCTTCCGTGGCTCCGACAAACGCGGCGGCGCAAACGGCGCCCGTATCCGTCTGGCGCCGCAGAAAGATTGGGCAGTCAATCAGCCGGAGCAACTGTCTCTTGTGCTGAATACGCTGGAAGGCATACAGCATGCGTTTAACCGTACCCAGTCCGGCAACAAAAAAGTGTCATTAGCTGACCTGATCGTGCTGGCAGGCTGCGCCGGGGTGGAACAGGCGGCGAAAAACGCCGGTCACCCGGTATCCGTTCCTTTTACGCCAGGCCGTATGGACGCGTCTCTGGAGCAAACCGATGTCGAATCATTTGAGGTACTGGAGCCGATCGCAGATGGTTTCCGCAACTACCTTAAAGGCCGCTACACGCTCTCCGCCGAGGCGTTACTGGTGGATAAAGCGCAGTTACTCACCCTGAGCGCGCCGGAAATGACGGTTCTGTTAGGCGGTATGCGCGTTCTGGACACCAATGTTGATCAAAGCCAGCACGGTGTGTTTACCAAACGTCCGATGGCGCTGACCAATGACTTCTTCATGAACCTGCTTGATATGGACACAACATGGAAAGCAACCGGTAACGAAGGCGTGTTCGAAGGCCGCGATTACGTGACGGGCGAGATCAAGTGGACAGCGACACGCGTCGATTTGATCTTCGGTTCGCACTCTCAGTTGCGTGCGCTGGCCGAAGTTTACGGCAGCGCGGATGCGCAGGCGAAATTCGTGCAGGACTTTGTCGCGGTCTGGAACAAAGTTATGAACCTCGATCGCTTCGATCTCGCATGATTGTAATGCGTGGTTTTTAACGTACGGCTACTCACATGCCTCGGCCCGCTCAAGCAGGCCGAGGCAAACTTATCGGGTAGGTTTTGACAAAGTGAGCGAGAACAGCGCTCAGCACCGTTCGCCACAATATTAGCCGGGGAGTGTCGCAGGACATTCTCCGCTAAGGTCAAAGGGGAGCGTACCCGCTGTGATTTTAAGCCGAACCGGAGGCGTTCACATTTATCATCACGGAAGTTTGGCTCTATTTGCATTCAGCGACGGCATAACATCATGATTTCACCTGGTATAAAATCATTTGTGCGGCTAACGAATCGCCGGATGTCTTTCCGCTTTGATATCAGAGGACGTCGTACCCGCACTCGCCTGTTTTTGCAGTCGAAACTTTAGCGTGCCTTATAGGGGGCCTATGAAGTCCCATCCAGCAGATTATTTTGCCAGTATTGGTGAAACGGTAATCAAGCATCCCGATAGACGTTCTGACATACATTATGAACGGGTACGGCAGTGAGCTCATTGAATTTTAGGTAAAAATAGTAGATTACATCACGCGACGCCTGTCTCGTTTGCACTCTTTTTATGAAGGGCCCTTTGGACATGAAGGGGCTTTTGTTGAAAATAATTTCCCTGGGTTGGCAAATACCCCATACAATAACGTAACGCCAATTAAGCTTGATTTTTAAAACTTATTTTAAGCACTATGCTGTCTGTGAGAAAATTATAGGAGATATCATGATGTGACAAAAGCTGGACTTAAGTATAGTTTTACACTGTGTATTTATACAAACTCTATCTTACCCATCCATAAAACTTTTTGAGGCTGTAAATGTCTTTTTTTTGGTCTGAAAACGAAATCATCAACAACACGATAAAAAACTACCTCAATCGAAAGCTAAAGCATTATGGCGATCTGAAATATGCCTACATAATTTTGAGTAAAAAGAACCCTTCATTGGTCTCGATTATCTCAAACTATCCTCAGGAATGGGTAGAAACCTACAAAGAAAATAATTACCAGCACATTGACCCGGTCATTTTGACGGCGATAAACAAGATATCGCCTTTCTCCTGGGACGATAATCTGGTTATCAATTCAAAATTAAGATTCTCGAAGATTTTCAATCTCTCCAGAGAGTATGATATCGTTAATGGTTACACCTTTGTGCTTCATGACCACCTCCAAAATCTGGCGGCGCTCTCGATTATGCTCGAAGAATCAGAAAGCGCCGACGTTGAAACCGCCATCGAAGACAATAAAGACAAAATACAGATGCTGCTTATCTCAATCCATGAAAAAATCATCTCTCTGTACAGAGAGATGAACCAGGGAAATAGTCACCGATGGGGTGATAAAGATATCTTCTCTGATCGAGAGAATGAGATTTTATACTGGGCCAGTATGGGTAAAACCTATCCTGAAATTGCACTGATTTTAGGTATAAAAATAAGTACGGTAAAATTTCATATCGGCAACGTCGTCAAAAAGCTGGGCGTCTTAAATGCTAAACACGCCATACGGCTTGGCGTCGAATTGCAGCTAATCAAGCCTCTTCCTTTTT
This is a stretch of genomic DNA from Brenneria rubrifaciens. It encodes these proteins:
- the katG gene encoding catalase/peroxidase HPI translates to MTTESKCPFSGGGNKVTTNSGTSNQDWWPNQLNLKLLHQHSSLSNPMDEAFDYAEAFNSLDLAAVKEDLHSLMTHSQDWWPADFGHYGPLFIRMAWHSAGTYRMGDGRGGAGAGQQRFAPLNSWPDNANLDKARRLLWPIKQKYGRKISWADLMILTGNVALESMGFKTFGFAGGRPDVWEPEEDVYWGSETTWLGGEKRYSGERDLENPLAAVQMGLIYVNPEGPNGNPDPLAAAKDIRETFKRMAMNDVETVALIAGGHTFGKTHGAGDAALVGPEPEAAGIEEQGLGWKSSFGSGKGGDTITSGLEVTWTQTPTRWSNYFFDNLFGFEWELTRSPAGAHQWQPIDGAGTGEIPDAHDPSKRHVPTMLTTDLSLRVDPIYEKISRRFHEHPEEFADAFARAWFKLTHRDMGPRARYLGPEVPAEELIWQDPIPPVDHERVNEQDIADLKGNILASGLSVSQLVTTAWASASTFRGSDKRGGANGARIRLAPQKDWAVNQPEQLSLVLNTLEGIQHAFNRTQSGNKKVSLADLIVLAGCAGVEQAAKNAGHPVSVPFTPGRMDASLEQTDVESFEVLEPIADGFRNYLKGRYTLSAEALLVDKAQLLTLSAPEMTVLLGGMRVLDTNVDQSQHGVFTKRPMALTNDFFMNLLDMDTTWKATGNEGVFEGRDYVTGEIKWTATRVDLIFGSHSQLRALAEVYGSADAQAKFVQDFVAVWNKVMNLDRFDLA
- a CDS encoding helix-turn-helix transcriptional regulator; translated protein: MSFFWSENEIINNTIKNYLNRKLKHYGDLKYAYIILSKKNPSLVSIISNYPQEWVETYKENNYQHIDPVILTAINKISPFSWDDNLVINSKLRFSKIFNLSREYDIVNGYTFVLHDHLQNLAALSIMLEESESADVETAIEDNKDKIQMLLISIHEKIISLYREMNQGNSHRWGDKDIFSDRENEILYWASMGKTYPEIALILGIKISTVKFHIGNVVKKLGVLNAKHAIRLGVELQLIKPLPF
- a CDS encoding FecCD family ABC transporter permease, producing the protein MSPLLQAALRSRSGKFRFRRRGLIFCTLLLAALTVWSVFIGTRPIPAHVTWQALVAFDASDSEHLLVRYLRIPRTLLAIVVGAALGVSGAIMQALTRNPLADPGILGVNAGAMVAIVAAIAFLGISDVAGYMWFGLFGAGLVGGSVYLLGGGWRGINPVRLVLAGAALTVVLLALAQLITVNSEDEVFNQFRHWVVGSLQGRGYPVLAPVSIVVAAGLLASLTLAKSLDMMALGNDLGQSLGINAVWVWLLSALTIIALAGAATAAAGPISFVGLTAPHFARVVAGADHRWVLPWSMLISAILMVAADISGRLIGYPGEISVGIMVALIGGPVFVVLVKQWKIIQL
- the fepB gene encoding Fe2+-enterobactin ABC transporter substrate-binding protein; the protein is MNGRKGIAGIGRLIMVLAVMAGLIVPGANASQPADSDPAGWPREFHNADGTTTTLTSPPKRILSTSVTITGTLLAVDAPVVASATAANGRFFAQWDKVAQTRHLEKLWPAGSVDLEAAYAVVPDLIVVAATGGDSAIGQIDELKAIAPTIVLDYGGQTWQDLAREIGAATGLEAQANARIAEFDASVEASRKKITLPAGKVNIISYNGPGASNPIATPDGVHARLLRSLGFTLEAPDLAWQSNMAPRQDFVWAQYENLTRLSAPSTFLLSAGDDNVAAFLGDPMLANLPSVKNRQVYGLGVNSFRIDYFSAKEIIEGIVRRFGKVEQTVPSP
- a CDS encoding ABC transporter ATP-binding protein; amino-acid sequence: MKPQLHAENLTLGYDRHIIAEKLSVDIPANQFSVIIGPNACGKSTLLRALCRLLKPQSGEVLLDGKNIHQIPTKALARLLGLLPQHAIAPDNISVFDLVARGRYPHQSLLRQWSRQDQQIVEQAMKATNVDALADRSVDSLSGGQRQRVWIAMVLAQQTPLLLLDEPTTWLDIAHQIELLDLFRELNRYHDRTLVAVLHDLNQACRYADHLIVMQDGNVMAAGKPADVVNTGLIGQVFGMNCVIIDDPVSHTPLIVPCGRYHTTSEMASAIR
- a CDS encoding FecCD family ABC transporter permease: MNARHDAGRTTGAVWRSGRVSLLVYPRELAVCAGLLALLVLLAAFAMTAGRIDISVAQILHAIFGNGDGGPGDRIIRNIRLPRTLTAIFVGAALGISGAIFQSVSRNALGSPDIIGCTTGAATGALIQIILFDPAPMAVAFAAVTGGIAASLLVYLLSVKAGTVRGYRLILTGIGIGSVLSALNGFLLVKGDLDNAIMANLWLAGTVQSRTWMHLIPVMIGVAVLLPAILLSARKLTMMEMGDDMACLLGIRVERVRLMMILCAVILAALATGATGPIAFVALAAPQLVARLTRSRTLPVIGAALMGASLLLLADLITLLLPLTVAMPVGRMTGILGGVYLLWLLNRMRRF
- a CDS encoding RBBP9/YdeN family alpha/beta hydrolase, encoding MNDVNNVIIVHGFLSTPRHHWFQWLRQQCEDDNIRVFIPKMPMPRAPKPDKWLAQLSNTVSLPDEKTWFIGHSLGCITVLRYLSSLHEQLVVGGVILVSGFSEQVEKYPELNAFTEKNIDFSLLRKIIKHRITILSSNDEVVAPHYTMKLREQLDAKLYRFTGCGHFADCDGFDQFPALNNILRDYLN